Part of the Flagellimonas eckloniae genome, ATAGCGCAGGCCCGGGTTATGGTAAGGATATCCGCAATTTCAGATATCTTTGCATGTCTTATCATAGATTGGTTTCAATTAAATTGTAAATTTAAGGTATAATCATAATCACCATATAATGAATAATATACTTGTGCCCATAGGGACTTCTCCCAATTCATCCAATACACTTCAATATGCCATTGACTTTGCAGCAAATTTTGGAGCTAAGGTCTTTGTAATGGACGTGTTTACGGTGACTTCAGGAACGGGAAGTCTTGCTAATGTAGAAGAGAAAGTGGCCAGAAGCAGCAAGGAACGATTAAAGGAGATTATTGACAAAACCGATACTAAAGCTATTGAAATAAAAGTAGCTACCTATAATGGGGATATAATAAGTGGACTTAAAAGTATTGATAAGGAGATTGGGATTGACCTAATTATTATTGCCCCGCGGAGTAATGCAATAGAAGATGAGCTTTATTTAGGTAATACTTCGGGTAGAATAGTAAAACAGACCAATATTCCCACATTGATTGTTCCTAAAGGAACTGTATTTAAGCCTGTTAAAAGGATTATGACTGCTTTTGGGTCTGGTATTGTTAAAAGAAATAGAATATTGAATCCTTTAATTGCAATAAAAGATAAATTTAGGGCCGAAGTCAGCTTACTCCTGGTTAAAAGACCAGGGTATTCGGAGGAAGATTTACAGGTAAATACGGCGCTTTTGGATTTAAGCCAACAATTGAACATGACAGAACATGCTACCACTTATTTGGGTGTTTTAGAGCATTTTCAAAAAGAACAACCAGACATGCTATGTGTGTTTAGAAGAAAACGGGGGTTCTTTAAAAAATTATGGGAGAAAAATACAGTTCCAAAATCTGAGTTTTTTGTTTCCATCCCGGTTTTAGTATTGAGTGTAAAAAAGGAATAACGCTTTAGTGTTCATTTTGAAACTATTCTAAAATGTCTTTCCTTTGCGCTCGCTTGGGGGATTAGCTCAGTTGGCTAGAGCGCTTGCCTGGCAGGCAAGAGGTCACCGGTTCGACTCCGGTATTCTCCACAAGTGTTTATAGGGCTTCAAGAGTTTTTGACTTTTGAAGCTTTTTTCATTTGCACGCAAAACTGGTTTTAAAACATGCTTAGTAGTATTTGATACAAATAGATCTATTTAAACTTCTCTAAATAGGTTTTTAAGAAAATACCATGATTATAGCAATCCAAATAAATAGATGGTCAACATACCCCAGCTTGTGCCAGTGACCATACTTAAAATGGCCAGAACAATGGCATGCGGCATCAACTCTTTTTTATAGGCAGAAGTAACCGCTGGAGCAGTAGAGATTCCCCCAAGATTGGCCATACTGCCTATGGCAACCCAAGCTATGTTGGTTTTAAGCAATCGAGCTGTAATCAACATCGTCAAAAAATGTAGAATCAGCCAAATCAGCACCAAAAAAATGAGGTTGATCGGCAAGGAAAGATTTGAGAAGTTCAGTTTAAGACCTAAAATGGCCATGATCAGGATAATAGAAAACCCGGCTAACTTCAACACCAATTTATGATTCCATAAGGGGTTAAGATTTCCCAACAACAACCCTATAATGGATAAAACTACCACGCCCATCAGAAAAGACATTGAAATTAAGGAAGCCAAAATCATAACAATTATAATGGTCCCTATGGTTACCAAGTTTAAAATCCTAAGGCTTACCTTTCCTTTTGACTCTGGAGGTTCTACTATAGGAAATTCCGAATCTATTCCCCATGCTTTATTTATACGATTGCTCTTTTTGATAAATTGAAACATCAAAATTGTCCAAATATTTACCAAAATGTTGTCCAATACCAGAATGGAAAGAAATATTGCTTCGGGTGTTTCTGCTAACTCCTTTAATACCAATTGACTTGTACTGCCCCCTATCCAACCGCCCACAATAGGGATAAGTCCTTTCCAATATCCGTTTCCAATAAACAGTGTGGTG contains:
- a CDS encoding universal stress protein, which codes for MNNILVPIGTSPNSSNTLQYAIDFAANFGAKVFVMDVFTVTSGTGSLANVEEKVARSSKERLKEIIDKTDTKAIEIKVATYNGDIISGLKSIDKEIGIDLIIIAPRSNAIEDELYLGNTSGRIVKQTNIPTLIVPKGTVFKPVKRIMTAFGSGIVKRNRILNPLIAIKDKFRAEVSLLLVKRPGYSEEDLQVNTALLDLSQQLNMTEHATTYLGVLEHFQKEQPDMLCVFRRKRGFFKKLWEKNTVPKSEFFVSIPVLVLSVKKE
- a CDS encoding DUF819 family protein, with translation MSDLTLFLIASGVVLFTVLFVLWIGKINSKWITLILDWFPAILFAYVIPAAFTHLSGIDLSKVFLHDLSRSWIIPFTILTVMSALSFKQLKIVGVKPIIVFGMGSLVIATLPVLLVLVFGFFNPENTTLFIGNGYWKGLIPIVGGWIGGSTSQLVLKELAETPEAIFLSILVLDNILVNIWTILMFQFIKKSNRINKAWGIDSEFPIVEPPESKGKVSLRILNLVTIGTIIIVMILASLISMSFLMGVVVLSIIGLLLGNLNPLWNHKLVLKLAGFSIILIMAILGLKLNFSNLSLPINLIFLVLIWLILHFLTMLITARLLKTNIAWVAIGSMANLGGISTAPAVTSAYKKELMPHAIVLAILSMVTGTSWGMLTIYLFGLL